Proteins co-encoded in one Streptomyces roseochromogenus subsp. oscitans DS 12.976 genomic window:
- a CDS encoding fatty acid desaturase family protein: MTSTEERTVPTLLYQRARVSTRDQRIFVLKLAVVVALIIVGGALALQANWLAMIAGFIVLGAVYTHAVELQHQCLHHSAFTKARPHRPVGVLLGLPLLVSYSHYRVRHLQHHKYLGSPQDSEFFGFDTRQPLTFRALFRGLFDYGRVLVVIREIIRSYRGTWTYDLGQISDRRRREIVSEYRLIGAVIAVTAVVCLAGFGEYAVRLWIAPLVFAVPMHFLVELPEHILCDSETSDVLRNTRSITGSWISTWFTNGNNLHVEHHAAMTVPINRLRERHSEVQELATYVDHTYAAFFRRVLAEARRNAGAAT, from the coding sequence ATGACGAGCACAGAGGAACGGACAGTACCGACGCTCCTTTACCAGAGAGCCCGCGTCTCCACCCGCGACCAGAGGATCTTCGTCCTCAAGCTGGCGGTCGTGGTCGCACTCATCATCGTGGGAGGCGCGCTCGCGCTCCAGGCGAACTGGCTCGCAATGATCGCCGGGTTCATCGTGCTGGGAGCGGTCTACACCCACGCGGTTGAACTGCAGCACCAGTGTCTTCACCATTCGGCGTTCACCAAGGCGCGACCGCACCGGCCGGTCGGGGTTTTGCTCGGCCTGCCGCTGCTGGTCTCCTACAGCCATTACCGGGTACGCCATCTCCAGCACCACAAGTATCTCGGAAGCCCGCAGGACTCGGAGTTCTTCGGGTTCGACACCAGGCAGCCACTCACCTTCCGGGCCCTCTTCCGCGGGCTCTTCGACTATGGGCGAGTGCTCGTCGTAATCAGGGAGATCATCCGCAGCTACCGCGGCACATGGACGTACGACCTGGGCCAGATCTCCGACCGCAGGCGCCGCGAGATCGTGTCCGAGTACAGGCTGATCGGGGCGGTCATCGCGGTCACCGCGGTGGTCTGCCTTGCCGGTTTCGGCGAGTACGCGGTCAGACTGTGGATCGCCCCGCTGGTCTTCGCGGTGCCGATGCACTTCCTCGTCGAACTGCCGGAACACATCCTGTGCGACTCGGAGACCAGTGATGTCCTTCGCAACACGCGTTCCATAACGGGTAGTTGGATCAGCACGTGGTTCACGAACGGGAACAACCTGCACGTGGAGCACCATGCGGCGATGACCGTGCCGATCAACCGCCTGCGCGAGCGCCACTCCGAGGTGCAGGAACTGGCGACATACGTGGACCACACATACGCCGCCTTCTTCCGCCGGGTACTGGCCGAAGCCCGCCGCAACGCCGGGGCAGCGACGTGA